In Betaproteobacteria bacterium, a genomic segment contains:
- the tusD gene encoding sulfurtransferase complex subunit TusD, with protein sequence MKIGVMVNEGPYQRQSSDSAYLFCKAAIGAGHEIERVFFYHDGVNNATKLTEPPQDDRNVVARWTKLAQDHGVDLVVCVAAALRRGIVEQNLAQGFRISGLGQLVESAIQSDRMVVFGD encoded by the coding sequence GTGAAGATCGGAGTCATGGTCAACGAAGGCCCGTACCAGCGCCAGTCGAGCGACAGCGCCTACCTTTTCTGCAAGGCGGCGATCGGGGCGGGCCACGAGATCGAGCGCGTGTTCTTCTATCACGACGGGGTCAACAATGCGACCAAGCTCACCGAGCCGCCGCAGGACGACCGCAACGTGGTGGCGCGCTGGACGAAGCTCGCGCAGGACCACGGCGTGGACCTCGTGGTCTGCGTCGCCGCGGCCCTGAGGCGCGGCATCGTCGAGCAGAACCTCGCGCAGGGCTTCCGCATCTCGGGGCTCGGGCAGCTCGTCGAATCCGCCATCCAGTCCGACCGGATGGTCGTGTTCGGGGATTAG
- the dsrB gene encoding dissimilatory-type sulfite reductase subunit beta, translating into MATATATPRRAIESGVPDNKQYMHPTLLKNYGNWKYHDRPRPGVLHHVSYSGEEVWSVRAGTQRQMDVHTIRKLCDIADKYAEGHVRFTIRSNIEFMVADEKKVAPLIEALTTAGFPVGGTGNSVTMISHTQGWLHCDIPGTDASGAVKALMDDLHQEFIKEEMPNRVHMSTSCCEINCGGQADIAIIIQHTKPPKINHDLVANVCERPAVVARCPVAAIRPALVNGKPSLEVDEKKCICCGACYPPCPPMQINDPEFSKFAVWIGGKNSNARGKPTFMKMVASGIPNNPPRWPEVSEIVKKILYVYKDDARPWERMSDWVERIGWPRFFEKTELPFTKYLIDDWRGSRSSLNASAHIRF; encoded by the coding sequence ATGGCCACTGCCACCGCCACCCCGCGCCGCGCGATCGAATCCGGCGTCCCAGACAACAAGCAGTACATGCACCCGACGCTGCTCAAGAACTACGGCAATTGGAAGTACCACGACCGGCCGCGTCCGGGCGTGCTGCACCACGTCTCGTATTCCGGCGAGGAAGTGTGGAGCGTGCGCGCCGGCACGCAGCGCCAGATGGACGTCCATACCATCCGCAAGCTCTGCGACATCGCGGACAAGTACGCGGAAGGGCACGTGCGCTTCACCATCCGTTCGAACATCGAGTTCATGGTGGCCGACGAGAAGAAGGTCGCCCCGCTCATCGAGGCGCTCACGACGGCGGGCTTCCCGGTGGGCGGCACGGGCAACTCCGTCACGATGATTTCGCACACCCAGGGCTGGCTGCACTGCGACATCCCCGGCACCGACGCTTCCGGCGCGGTCAAGGCGCTGATGGACGACCTGCACCAGGAGTTCATCAAGGAGGAGATGCCCAACCGGGTGCACATGTCCACCTCGTGCTGCGAGATCAACTGCGGCGGTCAGGCCGACATCGCGATCATCATCCAGCACACGAAGCCTCCGAAGATCAACCACGACCTCGTGGCGAACGTCTGCGAGCGTCCCGCCGTGGTGGCGCGCTGCCCGGTGGCCGCCATCCGTCCGGCGCTGGTGAACGGCAAGCCCTCGCTCGAGGTCGACGAGAAGAAGTGCATCTGCTGCGGCGCCTGCTACCCGCCGTGCCCGCCGATGCAGATCAACGATCCGGAGTTCTCCAAGTTCGCGGTCTGGATCGGCGGCAAGAACTCGAATGCGCGCGGCAAGCCCACGTTCATGAAGATGGTGGCCTCCGGCATCCCGAACAACCCGCCGCGCTGGCCCGAGGTGTCGGAGATCGTGAAGAAGATCCTCTACGTCTACAAGGATGACGCGCGTCCCTGGGAGCGCATGTCCGACTGGGTCGAGCGCATCGGCTGGCCGCGCTTCTTCGAGAAGACGGAGCTGCCGTTCACGAAGTACCTCATCGACGACTGGAGGGGTTCGCGCTCCAGCCTGAACGCTTCGGCGCACATCCGGTTCTGA
- the dsrA gene encoding dissimilatory-type sulfite reductase subunit alpha — translation MAKKMHPTPMLDKLETGPWPSFVTGLKRLAKDNDMMVDLLGQLETSYETKKGYWKGGTISIFGYGGGIIPRFTELKDESGKPKFPDAAEFHTLRVMPPPGMHYNTDILRKLADTWERHGSGLIAFHGQSGDIMFQGARSDKVQDAFDEINALGFDLGGAGPAVRTSMSCVGAARCEQSCYDEATAHRTVLNNFTDDIHRPSLPYKFKFKFSGCPNDCMNSIQRSDMAVIGTWRDNIRTDEKLARAYFAKHGVTDLVNDVVSRCPTKAIQLVDASKIPTGPSISAVKVSDTQAIAIENRDCVRCMHCINVITGGLSPGKDKGATILVGGKRTLKIGDLMGTVVVPFMKLETDEDREKLVDLGRRIVDFFAENALEHERIGETIERIGLVNFVEGVGIEIDANMVATPRTNPYVRADGWDDEVAKIKAKKQAA, via the coding sequence ATGGCAAAGAAAATGCACCCGACGCCGATGCTCGACAAGCTGGAAACCGGCCCGTGGCCGAGCTTCGTGACCGGCCTGAAGCGACTCGCCAAGGACAACGACATGATGGTCGACCTCCTTGGCCAGCTCGAGACGTCCTACGAGACCAAGAAGGGCTACTGGAAGGGCGGCACCATCAGCATCTTCGGCTATGGTGGCGGAATCATTCCGCGCTTCACCGAGCTCAAGGACGAATCGGGCAAGCCGAAATTTCCCGACGCGGCGGAGTTCCATACGCTGCGCGTGATGCCGCCTCCGGGCATGCACTACAACACCGACATCCTGCGCAAGTTGGCCGATACCTGGGAGCGCCACGGATCCGGGCTCATCGCCTTCCACGGCCAGAGCGGAGACATCATGTTCCAGGGTGCGCGCTCCGACAAGGTGCAGGACGCGTTCGACGAGATCAACGCGCTCGGGTTCGACCTCGGCGGCGCCGGCCCTGCCGTGCGCACGTCGATGTCGTGCGTGGGCGCCGCGCGCTGCGAGCAGTCGTGCTACGACGAGGCGACCGCGCACCGCACGGTTCTCAACAACTTCACCGACGACATCCACCGCCCGTCGCTGCCCTACAAGTTCAAGTTCAAGTTCTCGGGCTGCCCGAACGACTGCATGAACTCCATCCAGCGCTCGGACATGGCGGTCATCGGCACCTGGCGCGACAACATCCGCACGGACGAGAAGCTCGCGCGCGCCTACTTCGCCAAGCATGGCGTGACCGACCTCGTGAACGACGTGGTGAGCCGCTGCCCCACCAAGGCGATCCAGCTGGTTGACGCGTCGAAGATCCCCACGGGGCCCTCGATCTCGGCGGTGAAGGTCTCCGACACCCAGGCGATCGCGATCGAGAATCGCGATTGCGTGCGCTGCATGCATTGCATCAACGTGATCACGGGCGGTCTCTCCCCGGGCAAGGACAAGGGCGCGACGATCCTGGTGGGCGGCAAGCGCACCCTCAAGATCGGCGACCTGATGGGCACGGTGGTGGTGCCGTTCATGAAGCTCGAGACGGACGAGGACCGCGAGAAGCTGGTCGACCTCGGCCGGCGCATCGTCGACTTCTTCGCCGAGAACGCACTGGAGCACGAGCGCATCGGAGAGACGATCGAGCGCATCGGGCTGGTGAACTTTGTCGAGGGCGTCGGCATCGAGATCGACGCGAACATGGTCGCCACGCCGCGCACCAACCCCTACGTCCGCGCCGATGGCTGGGACGACGAAGTCGCGAAGATCAAGGCGAAGAAGCAAGCCGCCTGA
- the cas6 gene encoding type I-MYXAN CRISPR-associated protein Cas6/Cmx6: MMAVAGSRDSGSASAVALPPEMIDVVFGLAGENLPAQYEWPLFREVARIVPWIENTPRAGILPVHGPRAADGAIMMTHRSRVVIRLPRERACSASALERRTLHVGDCAVTLGVGSFRAHQSAPTLYSPRVATGEEDETRFVAALEKELLALGVSARLICGRRVQVELEEGRVTAFPVAVHGLREIDSLLLQRAGLGRGQPVGCGLLIPHKTIIAAD, translated from the coding sequence ATGATGGCTGTCGCCGGTTCCCGCGACTCGGGCAGTGCTTCCGCGGTCGCGCTGCCTCCCGAAATGATCGATGTCGTCTTCGGCCTGGCCGGCGAAAACCTTCCCGCGCAATACGAATGGCCGTTGTTCCGGGAGGTCGCCCGCATCGTGCCCTGGATCGAGAACACGCCCCGCGCTGGCATCCTGCCGGTGCACGGACCGAGAGCCGCCGACGGCGCGATAATGATGACGCACCGCTCGCGCGTGGTGATCCGTCTGCCGCGCGAACGCGCCTGCTCCGCCAGCGCGCTCGAACGCAGGACGCTTCACGTGGGCGATTGCGCCGTCACCTTGGGCGTGGGCTCGTTCCGCGCGCACCAGTCCGCCCCGACGCTCTATTCGCCCCGCGTGGCCACGGGCGAAGAGGACGAAACGCGCTTCGTCGCCGCGCTCGAAAAGGAACTGCTCGCCCTCGGGGTGAGCGCACGCCTGATCTGCGGGCGGCGCGTGCAGGTGGAGCTGGAGGAAGGACGCGTCACCGCCTTCCCGGTAGCCGTCCACGGCCTGCGCGAAATCGACTCCCTCCTGCTGCAGCGCGCCGGGCTCGGCCGCGGGCAACCGGTGGGCTGCGGCCTCCTCATCCCCCACAAGACCATCATTGCGGCCGATTGA
- a CDS encoding sulfurtransferase TusA family protein yields MTSPVPGEPAAMVDLTGLTCPGPILGAREILEGLRNGQVLLLLSDCPGTRDDLFAWAKQTGNEVIHTEPRDRGATGYFVRKGRAGPVAAHVRLDLRGVSCPGPIVEARQLLKGMRSGEVLQLVSDCPGVRDDIATWAEVTRVELVGTVGAGAGTFEFYLRKL; encoded by the coding sequence ATGACCTCACCCGTACCCGGCGAACCGGCCGCCATGGTCGACCTCACGGGGCTCACCTGCCCCGGGCCGATCCTGGGCGCACGCGAAATTCTCGAGGGACTGCGCAACGGCCAGGTGCTGCTGCTCCTTTCCGACTGTCCCGGCACGCGCGACGACCTGTTCGCCTGGGCGAAGCAGACCGGCAACGAGGTTATCCACACCGAGCCGCGCGACCGCGGTGCCACCGGCTATTTCGTCCGCAAGGGCCGCGCCGGCCCGGTCGCGGCCCACGTACGGCTGGACTTGCGCGGCGTGTCCTGTCCCGGCCCGATCGTCGAGGCGCGCCAGCTCCTGAAGGGCATGCGTTCCGGCGAGGTGTTGCAACTCGTGAGCGACTGCCCGGGCGTGCGCGACGACATCGCAACGTGGGCGGAGGTCACGCGCGTGGAACTCGTCGGCACCGTGGGCGCGGGAGCCGGCACCTTCGAGTTCTACCTGCGCAAGCTTTGA
- a CDS encoding TauD/TfdA family dioxygenase, whose translation MSVPAPDTPFALENEAAYVRWRDRKLASRARAPADLVVEVRDPRDLSPSERAEIVLRCRRDNMALYASRVTDEDKEVPRRLGMQLGLATLDTNFLADEDGITSIAVTGTKAEAGYIPYTTHRIRWHTDGYYNPPALRIRAMLLHCVRDAATGGDTSLLDHELAYLLLREDDPGHVRALMQPDALAIPARVDEDGVARPEAVGPVFSIEPATGDLHMRYTARTRSVAWKGDAATRSAAARLLQILEDDTDCVLRTRLAPGMGLVCNNVLHERSAFEDAPGRKRLLYRARYVERITGTGRSWA comes from the coding sequence ATGAGCGTCCCCGCGCCGGATACTCCCTTCGCGCTGGAAAACGAGGCCGCGTACGTCCGCTGGCGAGACCGCAAGCTCGCCTCCCGCGCCCGGGCGCCCGCGGATCTCGTCGTCGAGGTCCGGGATCCGCGCGACCTGAGCCCATCCGAGAGGGCCGAAATCGTCCTTCGTTGCCGGCGCGACAACATGGCCCTCTACGCGAGCCGCGTCACGGACGAGGACAAGGAAGTCCCACGGCGCCTGGGCATGCAACTGGGTCTTGCGACGCTCGACACCAATTTCCTGGCCGACGAGGATGGCATCACGAGCATCGCGGTGACGGGAACCAAGGCCGAGGCGGGCTACATCCCCTATACCACGCACCGCATCCGCTGGCACACCGACGGCTACTACAACCCGCCGGCGCTGCGCATCCGCGCGATGCTGCTGCATTGCGTTCGCGACGCCGCCACGGGGGGCGACACCTCGCTCCTCGACCACGAACTCGCCTACCTCCTGCTGCGTGAGGACGACCCCGGTCACGTGCGCGCGCTCATGCAGCCCGACGCGCTGGCGATACCGGCACGCGTGGATGAGGATGGCGTGGCGCGTCCCGAGGCCGTCGGGCCCGTCTTCTCGATCGAGCCCGCGACCGGCGACCTGCACATGCGCTATACGGCGCGCACGCGTAGCGTGGCCTGGAAAGGGGACGCGGCCACCCGGTCTGCGGCCGCGCGGCTGCTGCAGATCCTGGAGGACGATACCGATTGCGTGCTGCGCACCCGGCTCGCGCCCGGCATGGGGCTCGTGTGCAACAACGTTCTGCACGAGCGAAGCGCCTTCGAGGATGCCCCCGGGCGCAAACGCCTGCTGTACCGGGCGCGTTACGTCGAGCGGATCACCGGCACCGGCCGGTCCTGGGCCTGA
- a CDS encoding outer membrane protein transport protein — translation MTTISTAVRRALVTTACVLPLAAFATDGYFSHGYGMKGKGMAGATASTALDAFAGANNPAAGSFAGDRLDLGLDWFSPQRKISRSGSAGGFLDFSADSDSTSFFIPEFGYNKIYNKEFSYGISVYGNGGMNTDFPGGQLNCSPLGGPPSANGLCGQGSLGVDLTQLMIAPSFAWKFNANHSVGIAPLFAYQRFKAEGVQLFTQLSQDPGNVSNNGYDKSTGWGVRIGYQGKLTPTTTIGAVYTSKMDMGKFDKYAGLFAENGGFDIPAHVTLGISFEPAKDWLVAFDWEDIQYSQIASIGNPSNNQAPLGNPGGPGFGWSDVWVWKIGAQWKQSDRLTLRAGYNHSDNPIQPRDVSFNMLAPGVIKDHVTLGATYALDKDSEITVAYMHAFSNSVSGSSFFNNFAPGQGGTEKIEMYQNSLGVAWGKRW, via the coding sequence ATGACAACGATTTCCACTGCAGTTCGCCGCGCACTTGTCACGACGGCGTGCGTCCTGCCGCTCGCCGCATTCGCGACGGATGGCTACTTTTCCCACGGCTACGGCATGAAGGGCAAGGGAATGGCCGGCGCCACGGCCTCGACCGCCCTCGACGCCTTCGCGGGCGCCAACAACCCGGCGGCCGGCTCATTTGCCGGCGACCGGCTCGACCTGGGCCTGGACTGGTTCAGCCCGCAGCGCAAGATTTCGCGCTCCGGCAGCGCCGGGGGGTTCCTGGACTTTTCCGCCGACAGCGACAGCACCAGTTTCTTCATCCCCGAGTTCGGCTACAACAAGATCTACAACAAGGAGTTCTCCTACGGGATTTCCGTGTACGGGAACGGCGGCATGAACACCGATTTCCCCGGTGGGCAGCTCAACTGCTCGCCGCTCGGCGGGCCGCCCAGCGCCAACGGCCTGTGCGGGCAGGGCAGCCTCGGCGTCGATCTCACGCAACTCATGATTGCGCCGTCCTTCGCCTGGAAATTCAACGCCAACCACTCGGTCGGCATCGCGCCGCTCTTCGCCTATCAGCGCTTCAAGGCGGAGGGCGTGCAGCTCTTCACTCAGCTCTCGCAGGACCCGGGCAACGTGTCCAACAACGGCTACGACAAATCGACGGGCTGGGGAGTGCGCATCGGCTACCAGGGCAAGCTCACGCCCACCACGACGATCGGCGCGGTGTACACGTCGAAGATGGACATGGGCAAGTTCGACAAGTACGCGGGCCTCTTTGCCGAGAACGGCGGCTTCGACATCCCGGCGCACGTGACCCTGGGCATCTCCTTCGAGCCCGCGAAGGACTGGCTCGTGGCCTTCGACTGGGAAGACATCCAGTACTCCCAGATCGCCTCGATCGGCAACCCCAGCAACAATCAGGCGCCGCTTGGCAACCCCGGCGGCCCCGGCTTCGGCTGGTCGGACGTGTGGGTGTGGAAAATCGGCGCGCAGTGGAAGCAGAGCGACAGGCTCACGCTTCGCGCCGGTTACAACCATTCTGACAACCCGATCCAGCCTCGCGACGTCTCGTTCAACATGCTGGCTCCCGGCGTGATCAAGGACCACGTCACGCTCGGCGCCACGTATGCGCTCGACAAGGATTCCGAGATCACCGTGGCCTACATGCACGCCTTCTCGAACTCGGTGTCGGGATCCTCGTTCTTCAACAACTTCGCACCCGGACAGGGCGGCACGGAGAAGATCGAGATGTACCAGAATTCCCTGGGTGTGGCCTGGGGCAAGCGCTGGTAA
- a CDS encoding DsrE/DsrF/DrsH-like family protein → MSGKKLAIIATKGTLDMAYPPFILASTAAALDYEVQIFFTFYGLTLLRKDLSGVKISPLANPAMPMPVPMPVLVAALPGMESMATMMMKQKIKKKGVASIGELRTACQEGGVKFIGCEMTVDLFDFKREDFIDGVEYGGASTFFEFAGSTDICLFV, encoded by the coding sequence ATGAGCGGAAAGAAGCTGGCGATCATCGCCACCAAGGGGACGCTGGACATGGCGTACCCGCCGTTCATCCTTGCCTCCACGGCGGCGGCGCTGGACTACGAGGTGCAGATTTTCTTCACCTTCTACGGCCTGACGCTGCTGCGCAAGGACCTGTCGGGCGTGAAGATCAGCCCGCTCGCCAACCCGGCCATGCCGATGCCCGTGCCGATGCCCGTGCTCGTCGCGGCGCTGCCGGGCATGGAGTCGATGGCCACCATGATGATGAAGCAAAAGATCAAGAAGAAGGGCGTGGCTTCCATCGGGGAACTGCGCACCGCTTGCCAGGAGGGCGGGGTCAAGTTCATCGGCTGCGAGATGACCGTCGACCTCTTCGACTTCAAGCGCGAGGATTTCATCGACGGCGTCGAATACGGTGGCGCGTCCACTTTCTTCGAGTTCGCCGGCAGCACCGACATCTGCCTGTTCGTTTGA
- a CDS encoding sulfurtransferase TusA family protein, translating into MDFSKELDARGLNCPLPILKTKKALGELTTGQVLKVVSTDAGSVKDMEAFAKQTGNELLSSQAEGKDYVFFLKKK; encoded by the coding sequence ATGGATTTCAGCAAGGAACTGGACGCACGCGGTCTCAACTGCCCGCTGCCGATCCTGAAGACGAAGAAGGCGCTAGGCGAGCTCACCACGGGACAGGTGCTCAAGGTGGTCTCGACGGACGCGGGCTCCGTGAAGGACATGGAAGCGTTCGCCAAGCAGACGGGCAACGAGTTGCTGTCCTCGCAGGCCGAGGGCAAGGACTACGTCTTTTTCCTCAAGAAGAAATAG
- a CDS encoding 2Fe-2S iron-sulfur cluster binding domain-containing protein, protein MAHRLSLSRAAHLVGVHRSALQKMISEGTLATAEGMVTTEELLRAFPLAELEASGAVEWVTRIKEESFGRRVRERMLASQEILAQRLFAQGLELAELRRTVQRYHALVEDLERGLRESFMGHPAQPRTLAALADGLGRALAGEASDAVADIDEALRVMTPRVEVRPSGREFYVEGHDSLLQAGLKAGLRLSYGCENGTCGLCRARVVDGDVQRIRPHDFTLSEAERAQGHILMCAYSAVTDVKLETLEASGPEDIPRQEIVASIRAVTPLDEHTRLLHLQAPRSNRLRFLAGQSASLGAATAAGDVQGAYAIASCPCDDRNLHFHIGRDESDAFSVALFSGDVRPGERVTLVGPEGRFVLRGDPGKPLVFAACDLGFAPVKSLVEYALSADVAQSYSIGWLATRPGGHYLANQCRAWAEALDGFAWLPLTNADAAAGASELVAALGATTDLSRAEVYVAGPDAFVQAAEFEFRSAGVAPDTLVTLAI, encoded by the coding sequence GTGGCCCACCGGTTGTCGCTCTCGAGGGCGGCCCACCTGGTCGGCGTGCATCGCAGCGCGCTGCAGAAGATGATCAGCGAGGGCACTCTTGCCACCGCCGAGGGGATGGTCACGACCGAAGAGCTGCTGCGCGCTTTCCCGCTCGCGGAGCTCGAGGCCTCGGGCGCCGTCGAGTGGGTCACCCGAATCAAGGAGGAGTCCTTTGGCCGACGTGTCCGCGAACGCATGCTTGCCTCGCAGGAGATCCTCGCCCAGCGGCTTTTTGCCCAGGGCCTGGAGCTCGCCGAGCTGCGCCGAACGGTGCAGCGCTACCACGCGCTCGTGGAAGATCTCGAGCGCGGGCTGCGGGAGTCCTTCATGGGGCACCCGGCGCAGCCGCGCACGCTTGCCGCGCTCGCCGACGGCCTCGGACGCGCCCTGGCCGGTGAGGCCTCGGATGCCGTTGCCGACATCGACGAGGCCTTGCGCGTCATGACACCCCGCGTCGAGGTCAGGCCCAGCGGCCGCGAGTTCTATGTCGAAGGCCACGACTCGCTCCTGCAAGCCGGGCTCAAGGCCGGGCTGCGACTCTCCTACGGCTGCGAAAACGGCACCTGCGGGCTTTGCCGCGCGCGCGTGGTCGATGGCGACGTGCAGCGCATCCGTCCGCACGACTTCACGCTCTCCGAGGCCGAGCGCGCGCAGGGCCACATCCTGATGTGCGCCTACTCGGCCGTCACCGACGTGAAGCTCGAGACGCTCGAGGCCTCCGGCCCCGAGGACATCCCTCGACAGGAGATCGTGGCTTCGATTCGCGCGGTAACGCCGCTCGACGAGCACACGCGGCTGCTGCACCTGCAGGCGCCGCGCTCGAATCGCCTTCGTTTCCTCGCGGGACAGTCGGCCAGCCTGGGCGCCGCGACGGCAGCCGGCGACGTGCAGGGCGCCTACGCGATCGCGAGCTGCCCCTGCGACGACCGCAACCTGCATTTCCACATCGGCCGCGACGAGAGCGACGCCTTTTCTGTGGCCCTGTTCTCCGGGGACGTCCGCCCGGGCGAACGCGTGACGCTCGTCGGCCCGGAGGGGCGCTTCGTGCTTCGTGGCGACCCGGGCAAGCCCCTGGTGTTCGCCGCCTGCGACCTCGGATTCGCTCCGGTGAAAAGCCTCGTCGAATACGCGCTCTCCGCAGATGTCGCCCAGTCCTATTCGATCGGCTGGCTCGCCACGCGCCCCGGCGGCCACTACCTGGCCAACCAATGCCGCGCGTGGGCCGAGGCTCTGGACGGCTTTGCCTGGCTGCCGCTCACCAACGCCGATGCGGCAGCCGGCGCCAGCGAACTGGTGGCGGCGCTCGGCGCCACGACCGACCTTTCCCGCGCCGAGGTTTACGTGGCAGGTCCGGACGCGTTTGTTCAGGCGGCCGAGTTCGAGTTCCGGTCCGCGGGCGTCGCGCCGGACACCCTCGTCACGCTCGCGATCTGA